In Helianthus annuus cultivar XRQ/B chromosome 9, HanXRQr2.0-SUNRISE, whole genome shotgun sequence, the following are encoded in one genomic region:
- the LOC110902086 gene encoding uncharacterized protein LOC110902086 translates to MVEEASDDNEVQSNGANNPVTPGIFPTNPAQSILPPGETPISCYQRQHHESQPRQRQSVHDRLGSQWDAHTDESDQTYRLSANTSVFNRLHPNSNKSRPRAVYNPEAEHNYDLVYRPAEAAENSKFILEIALAPLERAKLPSNVGKFDGLTDRDDHLRVFTSAGLVGGWTLPLWCHLFVQTLTGPARIWFDNLPTGQIESWKDLRQKFLTHFSQQRRSMRDTSDVMNIWRRDDENLEDFITRYNKEVLEIGGVHEQLIRAQFKYAVRCDDMVKVLSGTEGLPKSWEKIMAAAKVYAQSEKNLTTNRPPPPHSRPTDLSATGERRFKKSWRESSGSRSSEDARTTINKLSAQRENKHENRERQWTPLTKTPAEVLSTEDYQFKPPIPMKSKRGQDLAQYCEYHKDTGHTTNNCISLRTEIEKALKNGEFAHLLQNMRKEIKQITRGEETSSKRAKT, encoded by the exons ATGGTAGAAGAGGCCTCAGACGATAATGAGGTTCAATCTAATGGAGCAAATAACCCTGTTACTCCAGGGATATTTCCCACAAATCCTGCTCAATCAATTTTACCACCGGGAGAAACTCCGATATCATG CTACCAGAGACAACACCATGAGTCACAGCCTCGTCAAAGGCAATCGGTTCATGATAGGTTGGGTTCCCAATGGGATGCCCACACCGATGAATCCGATCAAACATATCGTTTGAGTGCAAACACCAGCGTATTCAACAGACTACACCCAAACTCTAACAAATCCAGGCCTCGAGCGGTTTACAACCCTGAGGCAGAGCATAATTATGACTTAGTTTACCGCCCTGCGGAAGCAGCGGAAAACTCGAAGTTTATACTGGAAATAGCTCTGGCTCCGTTAGAGAGGGCAAAATTACCATCTAACGTCGGGAAATTCGATGGGTTAACTGACCGCGATGATCATCTGAGAGTCTTCACCAGTGCAGGGTTGGTTGGCGGTTGGACTCTTCCGCTTTGGTGTCATTTGTTTGTCCAAACATTAACTGGTCCAGCACGAATCTGGTTTGATAACCTACCAACGGGGCAAATCGAGTCATGGAAAGACCTGCGCCAAAAATTCTTAACACACTTCAGCCAGCAAAGGCGTTCCATGCGGGATACATCCGATGTCATGAACATATGGCGTCGAGATGACGAGAATCTGGAAGATTTTATAACAAGATATAATAAGGAAGTGTTGGAGATCGGTGGTGTTCACGAACAGCTAATCCGTGCTCAGTTTAAGTACGCGGTTAGATGTGACGACATGGTCAAAGTATTATCCGGAACAGAGGGCCTTCCCAAGAGTTGGGAAAAGATAATGGCGGCGGCAAAGGTTTATGCGCAGTCGGAGAAAAACCTTACTACAAataggccaccaccaccacacagcAGGCCCACAGATTTAAGTGCTACGGGCGAGCGAAGGTTCAAAAAATCATGGCGCGAGTCATCCGGAAGCCGCTCCTCTGAAGATGCTCGCACAACAATTAACAAACTCTCTGCTCAAAGAGAAAACAAGCATGAAAATAGGGAGAGGCAGTGGACCCCCCTAACGAAGACCCCGGCGGAGGTTCTGAGTACCGAGGACTATCAGTTCAAACCGCCAATCCCGATGAAGAGTAAACGTGGTCAAGACCTGGCGCAATATTGCGAATATCATAAGGACACTGGGcacaccacaaacaactgcatTTCCTTGCGCACAGAAATAGAGAAAGCCCTCAAAAATGGGGAGTTTGCGCATCTACTCCAGAATATGCGCAAGGAGATAAAGCAGATTACCCGGGGAGAAGAAACCTCCAGCAAGCGGGCAAAGACTTAA